A window of the Mucilaginibacter sp. cycad4 genome harbors these coding sequences:
- a CDS encoding glycoside hydrolase family 9 protein has translation MSLKKHINILLKATALFWFGLPLFAQAQNIKVVTNHVGYEDSKAKRAVIVADSHLTFTSFNLVDADKGNTVFTGHINYSGPVNKWKNFEFWTLDFSSFTVPGTYKIQFTSSKGVISSYPFIIGKNVLEKATISDVVYYFKGQRSSGLLDKADHHLVLSGTTDTVDAHGGWYDATGDYGKHLSHLSFSNYFNPQQISLTAFSLFKTYELLSARPGTDFRQFNRRILDEAMYGADYLVRIQAKNGSFYRSVSSPGPGKLPKDRVIQADEGNYRIKQTKDQSFTKTTTGKNWRGYQASYRSGAGISIAALAMASAYQTSGEFSNADYLKAAENAFAFLEKENPQMDYDKKENILDDYCALSAATELYKVTHKEIYKTAAENRANNLLNRLSSWNKYQNFWRADDMGRPFFHPSDGGLPVVSLMYYYPYASADLQAKIKTAVRKSMEFELTITHEVNNPFGYSRELVQDTLGNRHSAFFFPHGSDASPWWQGENARLGSVATAARMAASLFKDDKTFHDQLSGFAIDQLNWILGLNPFDASMLQGTGHNNPAYGFFGTFEYTNAPGGIVNGITSGFDNEDDIDFNIPYAVSGKDSDWRWAEQWLPHTAWYLLAVSTSD, from the coding sequence ATGAGTCTGAAAAAACATATCAATATCCTGTTGAAGGCGACTGCCTTGTTCTGGTTCGGTCTGCCGCTTTTTGCACAGGCGCAAAATATTAAAGTGGTAACCAACCATGTTGGTTATGAGGACAGCAAGGCAAAACGCGCCGTTATTGTTGCTGATAGCCACCTTACATTTACTTCTTTTAACCTCGTTGATGCTGATAAAGGCAATACGGTATTTACCGGACACATCAATTACAGCGGTCCGGTGAACAAATGGAAGAATTTTGAGTTTTGGACGCTTGATTTCAGCAGTTTTACCGTGCCGGGGACTTATAAAATCCAATTCACTTCATCTAAAGGCGTAATTTCATCATACCCTTTTATCATTGGGAAAAACGTGCTCGAAAAAGCCACTATATCCGATGTAGTATATTATTTTAAAGGACAACGAAGCTCGGGCCTGTTAGATAAGGCCGATCACCATTTAGTATTATCAGGTACAACGGATACTGTTGATGCGCACGGTGGCTGGTATGATGCCACCGGCGATTATGGTAAACATTTGTCGCATTTGTCATTTTCCAATTATTTTAATCCCCAGCAAATCTCTTTAACGGCTTTTAGCCTTTTTAAAACCTACGAATTGTTAAGCGCCCGCCCAGGGACTGATTTCCGCCAGTTTAACCGGAGAATTTTAGACGAAGCCATGTATGGAGCTGATTACCTTGTGAGGATACAAGCTAAAAACGGCTCGTTCTATCGCTCTGTGTCCTCACCCGGCCCTGGTAAATTACCTAAAGACAGGGTGATCCAAGCCGATGAAGGCAATTACCGGATTAAACAAACCAAAGACCAGTCGTTTACCAAAACCACCACAGGTAAAAACTGGCGTGGTTATCAGGCCAGTTACCGTTCGGGCGCTGGGATCTCCATCGCGGCACTGGCTATGGCTTCGGCTTATCAAACATCGGGTGAGTTTAGCAATGCAGATTACCTGAAAGCTGCCGAAAATGCTTTTGCCTTTCTGGAGAAGGAAAACCCGCAAATGGACTATGATAAAAAGGAAAATATCCTTGATGACTATTGTGCCCTGAGTGCCGCTACCGAATTATACAAAGTAACTCACAAGGAAATATATAAAACCGCTGCCGAAAATCGGGCTAACAACCTGCTTAACCGCCTAAGCTCCTGGAATAAATACCAGAACTTTTGGCGCGCCGATGATATGGGCAGGCCTTTTTTTCATCCATCAGATGGTGGCTTGCCCGTAGTAAGCCTGATGTATTACTATCCTTATGCTTCTGCAGATCTGCAGGCAAAGATCAAAACGGCAGTAAGAAAATCAATGGAGTTTGAATTGACTATTACCCATGAAGTGAACAATCCCTTTGGTTACAGCCGCGAACTGGTGCAGGATACACTGGGCAACCGGCACAGCGCTTTCTTTTTCCCGCATGGCAGCGATGCCTCGCCCTGGTGGCAGGGCGAAAATGCACGACTCGGTTCAGTAGCCACCGCTGCAAGAATGGCTGCCAGCCTGTTTAAAGATGATAAGACTTTCCATGACCAGCTTTCCGGCTTTGCGATAGATCAGTTAAACTGGATCCTGGGCCTGAATCCCTTTGATGCAAGTATGCTGCAGGGCACAGGACATAACAATCCGGCTTATGGCTTTTTCGGCACGTTTGAATATACCAACGCACCAGGCGGTATTGTAAATGGCATTACTTCAGGGTTTGATAATGAGGACGATATTGATTTCAATATCCCTTATGCAGTATCAGGTAAAGATTCCGACTGGCGCTGGGCCGAGCAGTGGCTGCCGCATACCGCCTGGTACCTGCTGGCGGTGTCAACAAGTGATTAA
- a CDS encoding heparan-alpha-glucosaminide N-acetyltransferase domain-containing protein: MQQLPKRLLSIDVLRAITMLLMIFVNDAGGVKHIPEWIDHAKGFEDRMGFADTIFPAFLFIVGLSLPFAINNRIKKGDSTRQVLVYILVRSAALLIMGFYHVNLEEYNSSAALIPKAAWALVITTAFFLVWLDYPETMAKAKRYTLQILGIAMLVGMAVIYKGGEDGDVRGMEPSWWGILGLIGWAYLVCALIFFAVKGKLNSLIVAWIVLAAVNILAHSILKIKVMHEETMVTIAGKDVTGSSFGNAIIFLKPLWIINDASTMTLTMGGVVVSGIYAKLVAQGKTPRIWATLAVIGILFLVAGFVLRPYTEGTSKIRSTPAWIFICSGIATLAFLILIYVVDVKGKINAFNWIKPAGTSTLTCYLIPYFQVFILELFHINYPGVINNGLPGLLRSFLTAVIIVLFVGLLEKKRLRLKI, encoded by the coding sequence ATGCAACAGTTACCTAAGCGCCTTTTGTCAATCGATGTGTTGCGCGCGATTACTATGCTCCTGATGATATTTGTTAACGATGCCGGAGGTGTAAAGCATATTCCCGAATGGATAGACCACGCCAAAGGTTTTGAGGACAGGATGGGTTTTGCTGATACCATTTTTCCGGCATTTTTGTTCATTGTGGGCTTGTCGTTACCATTTGCAATTAATAACCGGATCAAAAAGGGAGATAGTACCAGGCAGGTGTTAGTTTATATCCTGGTACGAAGTGCGGCGCTGCTCATCATGGGTTTTTATCACGTAAACCTTGAGGAGTATAATTCATCGGCGGCATTAATTCCGAAGGCTGCATGGGCATTGGTTATTACAACTGCATTCTTCCTGGTCTGGCTCGATTATCCGGAAACCATGGCAAAGGCTAAAAGGTATACTTTGCAGATATTAGGAATTGCCATGCTGGTAGGCATGGCGGTGATTTATAAAGGCGGAGAAGATGGCGACGTACGGGGTATGGAGCCTTCCTGGTGGGGGATTTTGGGTTTGATAGGATGGGCGTACTTGGTTTGCGCTTTGATATTTTTCGCAGTTAAAGGCAAGCTGAACAGCCTTATCGTAGCATGGATAGTGCTTGCCGCTGTTAATATTTTGGCGCACTCCATATTAAAGATAAAGGTGATGCACGAAGAAACAATGGTAACCATTGCAGGAAAGGATGTTACGGGCAGTTCCTTCGGCAATGCAATTATCTTTTTAAAGCCGCTTTGGATAATCAACGATGCATCAACCATGACCTTAACTATGGGAGGTGTGGTAGTATCAGGGATCTACGCCAAATTGGTTGCGCAGGGTAAAACCCCACGTATTTGGGCTACACTGGCTGTCATCGGCATTTTGTTCCTGGTAGCAGGTTTTGTTTTGAGGCCCTATACCGAAGGGACATCCAAGATCCGTTCAACACCTGCATGGATCTTCATTTGCTCGGGCATTGCCACGTTAGCCTTTCTGATACTGATATATGTGGTAGATGTTAAAGGAAAAATAAATGCCTTTAACTGGATCAAACCGGCCGGTACCAGCACGCTAACCTGTTACCTGATCCCATATTTCCAGGTATTTATACTGGAGCTGTTCCATATTAACTATCCCGGTGTTATCAATAACGGATTGCCGGGGCTATTGCGGTCATTCCTGACGGCGGTGATCATTGTTTTATTTGTCGGATTACTTGAGAAGAAAAGATTACGCCTCAAAATTTGA
- a CDS encoding PLP-dependent aminotransferase family protein — protein sequence MTLIESLLSVDKSSQVPVYLQISNGIISYIRQGTLKPGSALPASRALSASLNVHRKTVVAAYDELYAQSWVDVIARKGIYVAKNLPDVTPRPIEKAVLKHSLASKTSFKVDDNRINPQRMFVDMPDGNITFTEGFPDTRIAPVDLMVREYRRMAGYHFTHKYLMYGLEQGSENLRNELARFLGETRGLHVTPNDILITKGVQMALYLCAQVLINKNDIVIVGDPGYSGANEVFEQAGAQLAFVPVDEYGIDINAVEAICKAQKVRMLYVVPHHHQPTTVTLSSERRMHLLELAAKHQFAIIEDDYDFDFHYTSGPILPLASADYYGNVIYVGSFCKTIAPGIRIGFMVAPPNFLLQATRLRRLIDRQGEHLLEEAMASLLKNGDIGRHLKKANKLYHERRDILCNLLQEQLGDYISFKIPCGGFAIWVKYLHDLDTAAVSEKANELGLSIGAGHDYFYDKTFKHSFVRIGFASLNEKEMNEAVSIWKKAILKCLPKV from the coding sequence ATGACGCTCATCGAAAGCTTATTAAGTGTAGATAAAAGCAGCCAGGTGCCTGTGTATTTGCAAATTAGCAATGGCATTATTAGTTATATAAGGCAGGGGACTTTAAAACCTGGTTCTGCGCTTCCTGCAAGTCGGGCATTGTCGGCATCGTTAAACGTACATCGTAAAACGGTGGTAGCCGCTTATGACGAACTTTATGCACAAAGCTGGGTTGATGTGATAGCGCGTAAGGGCATTTATGTAGCTAAAAACTTACCCGATGTTACACCCCGGCCTATTGAAAAAGCTGTTCTGAAACATAGCCTGGCAAGCAAAACCTCGTTCAAAGTTGATGATAACAGGATCAACCCTCAGCGCATGTTTGTGGACATGCCCGATGGCAATATCACATTTACCGAAGGTTTTCCCGATACCCGCATTGCGCCTGTCGACCTGATGGTGCGCGAATACAGGCGGATGGCAGGTTACCATTTTACGCATAAATACCTGATGTACGGGCTGGAACAGGGTTCCGAAAATTTAAGGAACGAACTTGCCCGTTTTTTGGGTGAAACCCGTGGCCTGCATGTAACACCTAATGATATTTTAATTACCAAAGGCGTTCAAATGGCACTTTACCTGTGCGCACAGGTGCTGATCAATAAAAATGATATTGTAATTGTGGGCGACCCAGGCTACAGTGGTGCCAATGAGGTATTTGAGCAGGCCGGCGCCCAGTTGGCATTTGTCCCTGTAGACGAATATGGTATTGATATTAATGCCGTTGAGGCTATTTGTAAAGCACAAAAGGTACGGATGCTATACGTAGTGCCGCACCATCATCAGCCTACTACGGTAACGTTGAGTTCAGAAAGGCGGATGCATTTACTCGAACTGGCTGCAAAACACCAGTTTGCCATTATTGAAGATGATTACGACTTTGACTTCCATTACACAAGCGGCCCTATTTTACCGCTGGCCAGTGCCGATTATTATGGCAATGTAATATATGTAGGTTCATTTTGTAAAACCATAGCGCCGGGTATCCGCATTGGTTTTATGGTTGCGCCGCCTAACTTTTTATTACAAGCCACCCGCTTACGCCGGCTGATTGACCGCCAGGGTGAGCACCTGCTTGAAGAAGCTATGGCGAGCCTGTTAAAGAACGGTGACATTGGCAGGCACCTGAAAAAAGCCAATAAGCTGTATCACGAACGGCGGGATATCCTTTGCAATTTGCTGCAGGAGCAATTAGGCGATTATATTTCCTTTAAAATACCGTGCGGCGGTTTTGCTATATGGGTTAAATACCTCCATGATCTGGATACGGCCGCTGTTTCAGAAAAAGCCAATGAGCTGGGACTGTCTATAGGTGCGGGACATGATTATTTTTACGATAAAACATTTAAGCACAGCTTTGTACGGATTGGCTTTGCTTCATTAAATGAAAAAGAAATGAATGAAGCAGTAAGTATCTGGAAAAAGGCTATTCTTAAATGCCTTCCAAAAGTTTAA
- a CDS encoding TQO small subunit DoxD produces MHINQKISSIYLRVAIGVSYLWEVADRLGLFGPNGHPHVGWGDWKHFIAYAKQVMSFLPDDIINPLATIATIGEGVFGLLLILGLFTRMAAIGSGILSLCFAIAMAVSFGIESPLGYSVFTLSAASFLLAGMTQYSWSLDKWFAARIVNKKLMAYQSLQTN; encoded by the coding sequence ATGCATATCAATCAAAAAATATCATCTATATACCTGAGGGTAGCCATTGGAGTAAGCTACCTGTGGGAAGTAGCCGACCGCCTCGGCTTGTTTGGCCCAAACGGTCATCCACACGTTGGCTGGGGCGACTGGAAACATTTTATAGCCTATGCCAAACAGGTGATGAGCTTCCTGCCCGATGACATCATAAATCCGCTGGCAACTATTGCAACCATTGGCGAAGGCGTTTTTGGCTTATTACTCATCCTTGGTTTATTCACCCGGATGGCGGCTATCGGCAGCGGTATCCTTAGTTTATGTTTTGCTATCGCGATGGCAGTTTCCTTCGGCATCGAATCGCCTTTGGGTTATTCAGTTTTTACTTTGAGTGCCGCAAGTTTTCTGCTGGCCGGGATGACTCAATATTCGTGGAGCTTAGATAAATGGTTCGCCGCACGTATTGTGAACAAAAAGCTAATGGCTTACCAATCATTGCAAACCAATTAA
- a CDS encoding EamA family transporter → MATTANTKASPLLVIIAFATVYIVWGSTYFFIQMAVQGFPPMLMGALRFFTAGILLLGWCYIKGDNIFVKRDIITSGICGLLTLFVATGIVIWVERNIPSAMVAIMVSVNPIWFILLDKANWRVNLKNRSTISGLIIGFAGILLLFGEAFLKSVTGTMDHAKLTGLLLLLAGPVAWSAGSLYSKKRGGTAPARVNTSWQMIIAGLAFVPAAIIHQEFNGFDLATVPAQSWMAIIYLIIFGSIGAFSAYVWLLQVRPATQVSTHSYVNPVIAVLLGVCFAHESISLMQFLGLIVILFSVLLVNLSKYGKLQFKKPVIGTVEKADGCNHLNPASDLEQIKALAKIAYRI, encoded by the coding sequence ATGGCAACTACAGCAAATACAAAAGCATCGCCCCTTTTAGTGATCATAGCCTTTGCTACCGTTTATATAGTATGGGGTTCAACATATTTCTTTATACAAATGGCTGTTCAGGGCTTCCCCCCTATGCTGATGGGCGCATTGCGTTTTTTCACCGCGGGTATTTTATTACTTGGCTGGTGCTATATTAAAGGCGATAACATATTTGTTAAGCGCGATATCATCACCTCCGGTATCTGCGGGCTGCTTACCTTATTTGTAGCTACAGGTATAGTGATCTGGGTTGAGCGCAATATCCCCAGCGCCATGGTTGCCATTATGGTTTCTGTAAACCCAATATGGTTCATCCTATTAGATAAAGCTAACTGGCGGGTAAACCTGAAAAACAGATCAACTATATCTGGCCTCATTATCGGCTTTGCCGGGATCCTGCTCCTTTTTGGTGAAGCCTTCCTGAAATCGGTTACCGGTACTATGGACCATGCTAAATTAACCGGATTACTATTATTACTGGCAGGCCCGGTTGCATGGTCGGCAGGATCATTGTATTCAAAAAAGCGGGGCGGTACAGCTCCGGCAAGGGTAAATACATCCTGGCAAATGATCATTGCCGGTTTGGCCTTTGTGCCGGCTGCTATTATTCACCAGGAGTTTAACGGATTTGACCTTGCTACTGTTCCGGCTCAGTCATGGATGGCTATCATTTACCTTATCATATTCGGATCAATCGGGGCATTCAGCGCTTATGTATGGCTGCTGCAGGTAAGGCCTGCAACACAGGTGAGCACGCATTCGTATGTAAATCCGGTTATCGCCGTATTACTTGGTGTTTGCTTTGCACATGAAAGTATTTCGCTAATGCAGTTTTTGGGGTTAATTGTGATCTTATTTAGCGTATTGCTTGTTAATCTTTCAAAATACGGGAAACTGCAGTTTAAAAAGCCTGTGATTGGCACAGTTGAAAAAGCAGATGGCTGCAACCACCTCAATCCCGCCTCCGATTTAGAACAGATCAAAGCATTGGCAAAAATTGCTTACCGGATATAA
- a CDS encoding carboxylesterase/lipase family protein, whose product MKKNSTLMLLLLICFLPVTAFCQSSNEPVVAGNDVAVTSTESGKVKGYLHNGIFTFKGIPYAKADRFMAPEKPAPWTDVRSSKTYGPVCPTDPTTTVNDEFEFAFQHDLGYSNEHCQSLNVWTQKLNDGKKRPVMVWLHGGGFTAGSSIELPSYDGENLAKKGDVVLVSVNHRLNILGFLDLSAYGDKYKGSANAGLLDLKLALEWVKQNIAQFGGDPDNVTIFGQSGGGGKVTCLMNAPSVKGLFKNAIVESGSYITSFNEKPVTQKVAAALLEELHLQPSQVDSLQKLPYDILNEAGKKAMRKVSAELRKEGKGVNGWGPALDGDFLPYQPSDATAKELSKNVPLLVGTTKNEFAPFVPGPKSQTMDELKTALQKKYGDKTDAYITAAQKAYPTISKPSEYTDIEFNFRSLAIKQADEKAVSGAAPVYMYLFTWQSPVNGGMYKAMHCMDIAFQFNNIARCQEMTGGGKEAYALADKISSAWINFAKTGNPNTPSLPKWPAYTAENGATMILDNQCAVKNHPDDELLKIVAAAPKP is encoded by the coding sequence ATGAAAAAAAACAGTACCCTCATGCTGCTTTTACTCATTTGCTTTTTACCCGTAACGGCGTTTTGCCAAAGCAGCAACGAACCAGTTGTTGCCGGGAACGATGTGGCTGTAACATCAACCGAAAGCGGAAAAGTAAAAGGCTATCTTCACAATGGCATTTTTACATTTAAAGGTATCCCCTACGCCAAAGCCGACCGCTTTATGGCGCCTGAAAAACCTGCGCCATGGACAGATGTGCGCAGTTCAAAGACCTACGGTCCTGTATGCCCGACCGATCCAACCACAACCGTTAACGACGAATTTGAATTTGCCTTTCAGCACGATTTGGGTTATTCAAATGAACATTGCCAGTCGCTCAATGTATGGACACAGAAACTGAACGATGGCAAAAAACGTCCGGTAATGGTGTGGCTGCATGGCGGCGGCTTTACTGCCGGCTCATCAATTGAACTCCCCTCGTACGATGGTGAAAACCTCGCTAAAAAAGGCGACGTGGTGTTGGTATCGGTAAATCACCGGTTAAACATTTTGGGCTTTCTTGATCTTTCGGCCTATGGCGATAAATATAAGGGCTCTGCAAACGCCGGCCTACTTGATTTGAAATTGGCCCTGGAGTGGGTAAAACAAAACATAGCCCAGTTTGGCGGCGATCCTGATAATGTAACCATCTTTGGCCAGTCGGGCGGCGGCGGTAAGGTTACCTGTTTGATGAATGCACCATCAGTAAAAGGTTTATTTAAAAACGCCATTGTTGAAAGCGGAAGCTATATTACCAGCTTCAACGAAAAACCGGTTACTCAAAAAGTAGCTGCGGCATTACTGGAAGAGCTTCATCTTCAACCGTCGCAGGTTGATTCGCTTCAGAAACTGCCTTATGACATACTGAACGAAGCAGGCAAAAAGGCTATGCGCAAAGTTTCGGCCGAATTAAGGAAAGAAGGTAAGGGTGTAAATGGATGGGGCCCAGCTTTGGATGGCGATTTTTTGCCATACCAGCCATCAGATGCTACAGCTAAAGAATTATCAAAAAATGTTCCGCTGCTGGTAGGTACCACCAAAAATGAATTTGCGCCATTTGTACCCGGCCCTAAAAGCCAGACCATGGATGAATTAAAGACTGCCTTACAAAAGAAATACGGTGATAAAACCGATGCCTACATTACTGCAGCTCAAAAAGCCTACCCAACAATTTCAAAGCCATCAGAATATACCGATATTGAATTCAACTTTCGTTCACTGGCAATTAAGCAAGCTGATGAAAAAGCTGTAAGCGGAGCTGCCCCGGTGTATATGTACCTGTTTACCTGGCAATCGCCCGTAAATGGTGGTATGTATAAGGCTATGCATTGTATGGACATTGCCTTCCAGTTCAATAATATAGCCCGTTGCCAGGAAATGACCGGCGGTGGTAAGGAAGCCTATGCCCTTGCCGATAAAATAAGCAGCGCATGGATAAATTTTGCCAAAACCGGCAACCCCAATACACCGTCACTACCTAAATGGCCAGCTTACACTGCCGAAAATGGTGCAACCATGATACTGGATAACCAATGCGCAGTTAAAAACCACCCGGATGATGAATTATTAAAAATAGTAGCCGCAGCACCAAAACCATAA
- a CDS encoding alpha/beta hydrolase-fold protein yields the protein MRRVVLVFTLLFCSACVFAAKVDTVQIPSVAMNKTYKAAIAFPKAYAKSKANFPVLYLLHGGYGHFDDWLQKTPDKSLVKDLADQYNIIIVMPEGEIFSYYVDSPIDPNSKFETYIIKEVIPFIDSKYRTVNDKKGRLITGLSMGGFGSLYLSTRHPELFAAAGSMSGALDPNMTTWKLPPDRFEMLTKMLDKIWGPMTPDTYLQYSVVNMADQIRKNGLPLVINIGVDDFLLEPNRELHRRLVYNHTPHDYTEQPGGHTWEFWQNVLPGHLLFFSKVLKTNGVYVL from the coding sequence ATGAGAAGAGTAGTTTTAGTATTTACCCTGCTGTTTTGCAGTGCCTGCGTTTTTGCAGCTAAAGTTGATACGGTGCAGATCCCAAGCGTGGCAATGAACAAAACTTATAAAGCAGCCATTGCATTCCCTAAAGCATATGCAAAAAGCAAAGCCAATTTTCCGGTGTTATACCTGCTGCATGGAGGCTATGGTCATTTTGATGACTGGCTGCAAAAAACGCCGGATAAATCACTGGTAAAAGACCTTGCTGACCAATACAACATCATTATTGTGATGCCAGAAGGTGAAATCTTTAGTTACTATGTTGATAGTCCGATTGATCCTAACAGCAAGTTTGAAACTTATATTATTAAGGAAGTGATTCCTTTTATCGATAGCAAATACCGCACTGTCAATGATAAAAAAGGCAGGCTTATCACTGGTTTATCCATGGGAGGATTTGGATCATTGTATCTTTCAACCAGGCATCCGGAACTTTTTGCTGCAGCAGGGAGCATGAGCGGGGCCCTCGACCCAAACATGACCACCTGGAAACTTCCTCCCGACAGGTTTGAGATGCTTACCAAAATGCTTGATAAAATTTGGGGGCCTATGACGCCGGATACTTACCTGCAATATTCAGTTGTAAACATGGCCGATCAGATCAGGAAAAACGGGCTGCCGTTGGTTATTAATATAGGCGTTGACGACTTTTTGCTTGAGCCCAACCGCGAATTACACCGCAGATTGGTTTATAACCACACCCCACATGACTATACCGAACAGCCGGGAGGCCATACCTGGGAGTTTTGGCAAAACGTCTTGCCGGGCCATTTGTTGTTTTTCAGTAAAGTACTGAAAACAAATGGTGTTTATGTTTTATAA